TTATACCCAGAGCTCAGTGAACAGGATTTTGATCACATCACCACTACCCTGCACGCTTTGCTGGACTAGTCTTGGTTAGGTTAAGGTAGGCACAAAATTTCCCATGGAACTCGCCTTAGGTACCGTGCAATTTGGTCTTGATTACGGCGTTAGTAATCAAACTGGACAAGTTAATCATTCAACGATTGAACTTATTCTATCTAGCGCTCACTCCTCAGGAATCGAGACATTAGATACCGCCAGCGCCTATGGCAACAGTGAGCAAGCATTAGGGAGAATCGCTGCTAGCCAAGCTTTTCAAATTATAACAAAAGTACCTAAGTTAGCTCCCAAGGCGACTAGCTTGCTCCCGTTTGTTGAACAGAGTTTAGCTAACCTCAAACGTGACAAGCTAGATGCCGTAATGTTTCATCATGCCGACGACCTAATCATTCACCAGCATTGCGATGTGCTATACAAAGAGCTCGAGGCACTAAAGAAACAAGGGGTTATTAAGCGGATTGGCGTATCACTTTATCACCCAGAGCAATGGCACCAGCTCAAAAATAACTTCAAGTTAGATTTGCTTCAGGTTCCCGTCAATGCACTAGATCAACGCTTTGTTAGTGAAAAGCTTATCAATGATTATCACGCATACGGTGTAAAGCTGCACTGCCGCTCTGCTTTTTTGCAAGGCTTGCTATTAATGACAAGCAGTAAGCGACCAAGCTATTTTCAGCCCTTTGCTATTGAGTTAAATACATTTGATCAAATTGCCTCGGCACTTAATTGCTCGCACCTAGCACTTTGCCTAGCGTGTCTACATTATTTTGCTCAGCAAACTAAAGCTCTATCCGATGGTGACGATAACCTTCTTGAAAGCATTGTTGTTGGCTGCTGCAGCGTTGAACAATTAGACGAAATCATCGAGGCCAATAAATTGGCAACGTCATTGCTGCCAAAACTGTCAGATAGTCAGCTCACGAAATTAGCCTCAACAAGGCAGGCATTAATTAACCCAAGCTTATGGCAAGTTGTTAAATAAACTGCCAAAAGTACAAGTAGGAACCTCATGAAAGTTGTTGCCATTTTACAAGCAAGAATGAGCTCAAGCCGGCTCCCCGGTAAAGTGCTAAAGCCTATCCTTGGCGAGCCTATGCTTGCTCACCAGCTAAAGCGTATCGCGCGAAGCAGTAAAATCGACACCATAGTTGTGGCAACATCAACTGAAAATGAAGATGAGCCAATTGCGAGCTTATGTCAGCAATTAGATATCGCCTGTTTTAGGGGCAGTTTAGATAATGTGCTTGACAGATTTTATTGCGCGGCAACTGAATATCAAGCCGATATTGTTGTGCGACTAACAGGAGACTGTCCACTTGCCGATGCCGATATCATTGATCAAGTGATTTCGATGCACCTATCACAAGGCAACGAATACACATCAAACGTTGAGCCGCCAACATTTCCCGATGGCTTCGACGTCGAAGTATTAAATATGACTCAATTGCGCTTAGCCTGGCAACGAGCGAGTCTGCCATCAGATCTCGAGCATGTTACCCCCTATATTCGCAACACACTTGCAGTAAAAAAGGGCAATTTTGAATCACCAACAGACTATTCACATTACCGCCTAACCGTAGACGAGCCAAACGATTTCGAGCTAGTGAAAATTATTTATCAAGAACTTGGCGAAAATGGCCAGTACTTTAGCAGTGAGCAAATTTATAAGCTGTTATCGCAGCAGCCAAAGCTCTTAACTCTAAACCAAAATATCACTCGAAATGAGGGCTACATAGCCTCGCTTAACCAAGACAAACACGATAAAAAAGCATGTCGTGTAGATGTAGATTAATATGAATAAGCATACTCCACGAGACTACTCCGCCTCCGAAAAATGGCTGGCACGCGCCGAACAAACCATTCCGCTTGGTTCACAAACCTTTAGCAAAAGTAAAACGCAATTCCCAGTGGGGGCAGCACCACTTTACCTTGAAAAAGGTAAAGGCGCGAAAGTGTGGGATATCGATGGCAACGAATACCTCGATTTTATGAATGG
This Thalassotalea euphylliae DNA region includes the following protein-coding sequences:
- a CDS encoding aldo/keto reductase: MELALGTVQFGLDYGVSNQTGQVNHSTIELILSSAHSSGIETLDTASAYGNSEQALGRIAASQAFQIITKVPKLAPKATSLLPFVEQSLANLKRDKLDAVMFHHADDLIIHQHCDVLYKELEALKKQGVIKRIGVSLYHPEQWHQLKNNFKLDLLQVPVNALDQRFVSEKLINDYHAYGVKLHCRSAFLQGLLLMTSSKRPSYFQPFAIELNTFDQIASALNCSHLALCLACLHYFAQQTKALSDGDDNLLESIVVGCCSVEQLDEIIEANKLATSLLPKLSDSQLTKLASTRQALINPSLWQVVK
- a CDS encoding cytidylyltransferase domain-containing protein yields the protein MKVVAILQARMSSSRLPGKVLKPILGEPMLAHQLKRIARSSKIDTIVVATSTENEDEPIASLCQQLDIACFRGSLDNVLDRFYCAATEYQADIVVRLTGDCPLADADIIDQVISMHLSQGNEYTSNVEPPTFPDGFDVEVLNMTQLRLAWQRASLPSDLEHVTPYIRNTLAVKKGNFESPTDYSHYRLTVDEPNDFELVKIIYQELGENGQYFSSEQIYKLLSQQPKLLTLNQNITRNEGYIASLNQDKHDKKACRVDVD